The Naumovozyma dairenensis CBS 421 chromosome 1, complete genome genomic interval agCTGGAATTCCATGTTTCGTTTGGTTATATTACGTAATTCTCCCTGCCACTCTTGCTAGAAGTTCCAATCAGAAGACTTTTCTATACTTTGTCAGGATCTATCACATCACCTTTAGTTATTACAAATCTGCAAAATTCACTGTATGCATGTTGGTTAATAGAAACAAGGGTTAACGGGCGTATATTATATTGCTATTGGCCACGTCGTAGAGTTATTACTTCCGTGTTTCAATAGTTTGTGAAGCGTTCACAACCTTCATTATATGAAAAGAATGGCGAAACAGTATATACGTAAGATACTGCGGCAGTTGTTAGAATGTCCGGAGTTAAGGTAAATGGCCGGATGCGGAAAATAAGGGGCAGTCTCGGGTAGTGCACGGATATTTCTCAGCCAAAAGCGTCTTGTTCCTGGTCTCGAACAAACTACCGTACAATGTGTTCTTAATTATGAGGAAAGCCACGTTCAATCTCTGAGAGAGCCTCGTGGGCTTTAAACAAACGAAGAAAATGCCATAAATACGAGAGTAATGCTCATTACCTCAGCTCTAAAAAAGTACGTAGGGAGGATATAATTATCCACTCCACACAATTTGACACAAAAAAATGCGGGCGGCTAACTAACGAATAACCGGGAAGTGGGTGACGGAAGCGGAAACGGAAACCGGAACGGAAAAGGAAACCGAGACGGAAGCGGCGTTATAACCATTCGATTTAtaaaaagagaaatatCCCCTTGCAGTCCTTGTACATATAAACATGCAACTTCCGATAGTATGGAGTTATTGTATGGAAATATTCTGGGGAAAATGCACTGTTCTTCAGATTAAGTAAGGGGTCACTGGTAATAGATGGTAGTTGTCGTATcatttttccaaagaaaggtcaaaaaatgaaataataatcgTCTTGTTTTATGGCGTTTAGTTTCTACAAGATAATGGAATAGAATACGTAAAGTTACGCTTATACTCTATTCGACCTATACCTCAATACGCTATACAAcatatcaagaaaaaatcgGATTTtagtctatatatataaactaGTTCCGCAGGCAACCAAAACTAAAGTCAATTTAGAACTTCATacattgttattaattatatatgtatatatatctacGAAGGCAAATATAAtcataattctttaatatctGGTTTGGGTCCTAATGGGGTTATACCTAACGGATTAATTCTCGTATGAGAGCGAGTATAGTGTAATTTAATATGATCGAAATTAGTAGTCAAACCAAAAGCTTTATAATTCCAATATAAGTTTCTGACCCATTTATGAATATATGGATACCCATCTCTGATCGTAGTAAAATTACATTTGAAATGTTGAACATAAACTGGATCAAAACGAACAATTGTAGTATATAGTCTAACATCAGCTTCCGTCAATTGTTGTCCCACAGCAAAATAATGCTTTAAAATCtccttttcattatctttacCGTATTTAGATTGTAAATCTTCGTAAGTTCCTTGCAAAActttttctaatttgtCCAAATGGTTGAATACATTAGTAACTTCCTTTTCATAAACGGAACTACTTTCAGCAAATCCAGCCTTATAAACACCATTGTTAATGTTGTCATAAACCCaagaattaaattcatcaatttccttttctaattgtttTGGAACCAAATCAATATCACCGTTTGTCTTCCCCTCATTATCtcttaattcatcaaaaaCACCACTGTTCAACATCCTAATAATATCGGCactttcattattaacaatTGTTTGAGTTTCAATATCCCAGAGGACAGGAACAGTGAATCTGGCATTATATTCAGGATTACACTTATAATACAGTTGAGATAATCTTTCAAACCCATTAATAGGGTCAAAACTTGAATCGATCCATAGTTTGGAAGAATCATTAGCGCAATCACCATGAGGCTTAGAGACATTCTTTTCAGTATCCTTCATACCACCATTAATAGTATAGAATATGTCATTCGATGACGAATAAGATGGGTCACCAGGCAACAACCTCCAACCCTTGTCATCCAAATGCCAATGAACCACGGAAACACCAATGACACCACATAACCCCTTCAAGGCTCTTGTTATTAA includes:
- the ECM4 gene encoding S-glutathionyl-(chloro)hydroquinone reductase (similar to Saccharomyces cerevisiae ECM4 (YKR076W); ancestral locus Anc_5.667) yields the protein MSKQWADSKDGAFKRQVSSFRDFVSTSHPVYKPAKGRYWLYVSLACPWAHRTLITRALKGLCGVIGVSVVHWHLDDKGWRLLPGDPSYSSSNDIFYTINGGMKDTEKNVSKPHGDCANDSSKLWIDSSFDPINGFERLSQLYYKCNPEYNARFTVPVLWDIETQTIVNNESADIIRMLNSGVFDELRDNEGKTNGDIDLVPKQLEKEIDEFNSWVYDNINNGVYKAGFAESSSVYEKEVTNVFNHLDKLEKVLQGTYEDLQSKYGKDNEKEILKHYFAVGQQLTEADVRLYTTIVRFDPVYVQHFKCNFTTIRDGYPYIHKWVRNLYWNYKAFGLTTNFDHIKLHYTRSHTRINPLGITPLGPKPDIKEL